Part of the Arcobacter sp. F2176 genome is shown below.
CCATAGGTCTTTAAATGCTGCTTTTGGCATATCATCATGTCGTATTATATTATGTGGTTTTCCAATTAAATCATTAAGTTCATACTCTGCAATACTACAAAACTCTTCATTTGCAAAAATAATGTTTCCTTTAGAGTCTGTTTCACTTACTAAAAAAGCATTATCTTTTAATACAGTTTCTTTATTTAAACCCATAATTAATCCTTTTTCTTAAATAAATTATCACAATGTATTTCTTTCATCTTATCCATTAATGTAAATACATCTTTCATAGATTCTTCTAAATTTTGTGCTACTGAAATGATTTGACCATTTTTATAATTTCCAGCATATAAATCAGCAGAATCTTGAACCATAACATGAACTTTTTTATGTTCTTCATATAAAGTTTGCCACTCTTTAGATTTTGCTAGTTGTGTCTCTTTTGTTGAATTCAACCATTTACCTAAATCACATTCATTATGATT
Proteins encoded:
- a CDS encoding PAS domain-containing protein is translated as MGLNKETVLKDNAFLVSETDSKGNIIFANEEFCSIAEYELNDLIGKPHNIIRHDDMPKAAFKDLWETVKNNKVWQGFVKNKTKSGGFYWVCATIYPYKNEKGEQCFMSCRRKPPQGEITKYEALYKTMQ